The DNA region CCTGGGCGATGAGGTCGAAGAGGCGCAGCATGGGCTCGCTCTTGCCGACGATGTTCTCGAAGTTGTAGCGCTGCTTGAGCGTTCGCTTGAGTTGAACGACCTCTTCTTCGGCCCGGTGTTTGGCGATGGCCGTGCGGATATCGGCGAGCAGCTTTTCGTTGTCCCACGGCTTCTGGACGAAGTTCTCCGCGCCCGCGCGGATGGCATCGACGACGTTGCCCACGGTTCCGTAGGCTGTAATCATGATGACCGGAAGGTTCGGTTGCATCTCGACGATGCGCGGCAACAGGTCGATGCCGCTTTCGCCCGGGAGGGCAAGGTCAAGCAGCAGCAGGTCGTATTCATTACGCGACAACAGTTCGAGCCCGGAGACGCCATCGGCGGCGAGAGTCACGGTGAATCCTTCGAGCGTCAGCAACGTCTCGAGCGACTCTCGAATCGCATTTTCATCATCAATGATAAGAATGCGGGGTGTTCCAACAATTCGGGCAGTGCGTTGCAGATGGAGAGACTCGGCTGCCATCTCGGTTGCCTCAGACATGGATCGTCTTCCTCTCGGCGTCGCGGCGGCCATTCGTGTAGGTTTCGGCAGAGATCGCAGACCGGCTGCCGGAAGCAGGGAATTCAAGCTGGAAGGCAGTTCCTACACCTCGTTCGCTCTCGACGTGGATCTTGCCGGCATGCTCCTGGATGATTCCATAGCTGACGGCAAGCCCCAGGCCGGTGCCCTTATGCTCGCCTTCCTGCGGCCTGGTCTTGGTAGTAAAGAAGGGATCGTAGATGCGATGAAGATGTTCGCGTTCGATTCCGCCACCGGAGTCCTGAATGCGCACGAAGACGCTTCCTGAGCTATTGAAGGTTGCAATTTTCAGGGTCGCATTCGACATTCCGAACATTGCATCTTTTGCGTTCAACATGAGATTGAGGATTACCTGTTGCAGCTTGCCCTGATTTCCGTGAATACGTGCGAGTTGCGGATCGAGATTGGTTTCTGTGCGAATCTGCGCGGTCTTGAACTGATGGTCCAGCAAGGTCAGCGTATCGCGGAGGAGTTCGTTGAGATCGATGCTGGTGAACTCAGCACCACTGGTGCGGGAGAAGTTGAGCAGGCCGTTGACGATCTCCGATGCGCGGAAGGTTTGCTGCGTGATCTTTTCGAGCACTGGCGCCAGGCGCTCGTCGCCACGCATATGCTTTGTAAGCATCTGCGTATAGCTGGAGATGACGGCAAGCGGTGTATTGACCTCGTGCGCGACGCCCGCGGCAAGCAGGCCGATGGAGGAGAGCTTTTCGGACTGGGTCAACTGGGCTTCGAGCTGGATGCGGTCGGTGATGTCGTCCACAAGAATGATGCGGCCAACGGCGATGAAATCGCGCGTAACCAGAGGCGCAATGGCGATGTTGGCAGTTCGCACATTGCCGTCGGGCAGGGCGAGGCGAAACTTGTAGAGCGTGTGGGTGCCCTGCTCCTCGCGGACACTGTTGAATCTCGCGACGAAGTCCGCCGGAAAGACAGCGGATACGGGTTGACGAAGCACTTCTTTGCGAGACTTCGAGTACATGCTCTCCATCTGGGTGTTCCAGCTCTCGATACGATCTTCAAGGTCGACGGCAAAGACGCCGACATTGATGGATTCGACGATGTTCTCGTGGAACTCCTTGAGCCGCTCGAATTCGCCGATCTTCTGTTCGAGCCGCTGATAGAGCTGTGCATTCTGGATGGCGATGCCGATATAGCCTGCGAGCGATTCGAGCAACTCCATGTCTTCACTGGAGAGAAAGTCGCCGTCGTCGGTGCGGCCAAGGCCGATAATGGCGACGGTACGCGTCCCAGATCCTTCCCGATTTGCGACACGGCAAGGGAGATAGTAGTTCAAATCGAGGTTGCGTGCGCTGCTGCGTTGCGCTTCGGGCAGACGAAGAACCTGCTGCGGCGTTTCAAGAAATATATGGCTGTTGGCGCCCGGGCGGTCGAAGTCGAGGAAGCGGACATCGAGGGTTTGTAGATCATCGGCCTGAAGATTGGTGAGACCGTGCGAAGCTGCGAGTTCGAAGTTTGGATTGCCGGGAGAACGATTAGGTTCCGTCGCCAGAAAAACAGCCACCCGGGTTACAAGCAAGGTCTGAGGCAGGCGCTCAACAATCGAGTCGAGAAGAGCGCGGAGATCGGTCTGCGAGTTCAGACCTCGACCAAATTCAACCAGGGTCTCTCGGTAGTCGAAGCGCTTTTGGTCGAAGAGGCGATCTACGCGCCCCTGAATCGCTTTCTTTAGCGGTTCAAAGAGAATACCGGTGAAGATGATCGCAGCCAGCAAGCCCCAAACATGCAGGCTCGGCAGGCGGGCGCGAACCATCTCTGCCGTGACGGCGACGACAACAAAATAGAGTCCGACCAGCGAGGCGGTCGCAAGCGTATAGGTGACGCCGCGCTTGAAGATCAGATCGACGTCCATCAGCCGGTAACGCACAATCGCCCAACTGAAGGTAAGGGGAAGAAAGATCAACGAGAGTCCGGCGATCTTTGTCAGTAGGGAAGGAACGGATGTGCCCGAGAAATAAAGGTACGGGATGACGTAGAGAAGCGTGAAGGGCGTGATGGTGAGCAGGGTGCCACGAGTGAGCCACTTCAACTGTTGCCGCTCAAGGCCGGACTCGGCTCGCTGATACCGGAAGCGGAAGACGATTGCAGCAATGACGTAATAAATAGCGAGATAGGCAACCGCAATCTGATCGAGGCGATGCCGCAACATCTCGGTGGCCGACCAGAATTGAATGGCGGAGTATTGCAGCGCTATCAGGCAGACTGCAGGCGTGTAGATGATCGTGCTGAGGAGACGGCGCTTGAGCTTGTTTGGGCGATTTGAGGCAAAGACATCGGAGAAGCTGACTGCGAAATGGACGAAGAGCGCGGGTTGCAGCGCTTCCGCGATGATGTTGCACCAGTAGATGACCTGGTCGAAGGTGTCGAATTCTGTCGTGTATTTGAAGGAGTACAACACGAAAGAGACAAGGCAGAAAACATAAAAGTGCGTCGACTTCGGCGCCGTCCATCGCCGGAACAAGACATAAATTCCTATGGCCAGGTAGACGAGCGCTATAAACCGCAGCCACTGGTTGCTGGAACGGTCCTGCGGGACCAGGATGACCTGAATGTCGAGCCGGGCCGATCCTTTGAGATCGATGGAATTTGGAACCGGCCGCTGGATGGAATAGGTTGCGTGAGACCAGATGCCGCTGCGAAACATCTCTCGTACAAGCGGAGCCAGGCGGTTCGTTGGACGATCATTAATTGCGACAAGGATGTCGCCGGTACGAATTCCGGCCCGATAGCCGGGAGATTCCGCAGGAACTCGCTGAGCTCGCAATCCACCCGGCGCTTCAATCCATGAGATGCCGTCAGTAGGCACATCGAAATGGTTCTCGTGCTGGAGATTTACTCCTGCGAGCACGCACGCAGCCAGCGTCGCAAGAGCGAGCGCGATCGCCAGGATCCGCGTTTGGAAGCCATTTTTCATAAGGCTACGACAACTTCATTAAGCACATTGTGTACCAAATGAGTATATGACTAGAAAGCTGAACTTACTGAGTCCATGGGCAGTTAGAGCTACGGAAAATCATATCCCATTCCGTAATCCTGATAGTAGGGTTTACTTGTCTCCTCAGCCATCTCAAGGGAATTCGCTGGCTT from Edaphobacter paludis includes:
- a CDS encoding ATP-binding protein produces the protein MKNGFQTRILAIALALATLAACVLAGVNLQHENHFDVPTDGISWIEAPGGLRAQRVPAESPGYRAGIRTGDILVAINDRPTNRLAPLVREMFRSGIWSHATYSIQRPVPNSIDLKGSARLDIQVILVPQDRSSNQWLRFIALVYLAIGIYVLFRRWTAPKSTHFYVFCLVSFVLYSFKYTTEFDTFDQVIYWCNIIAEALQPALFVHFAVSFSDVFASNRPNKLKRRLLSTIIYTPAVCLIALQYSAIQFWSATEMLRHRLDQIAVAYLAIYYVIAAIVFRFRYQRAESGLERQQLKWLTRGTLLTITPFTLLYVIPYLYFSGTSVPSLLTKIAGLSLIFLPLTFSWAIVRYRLMDVDLIFKRGVTYTLATASLVGLYFVVVAVTAEMVRARLPSLHVWGLLAAIIFTGILFEPLKKAIQGRVDRLFDQKRFDYRETLVEFGRGLNSQTDLRALLDSIVERLPQTLLVTRVAVFLATEPNRSPGNPNFELAASHGLTNLQADDLQTLDVRFLDFDRPGANSHIFLETPQQVLRLPEAQRSSARNLDLNYYLPCRVANREGSGTRTVAIIGLGRTDDGDFLSSEDMELLESLAGYIGIAIQNAQLYQRLEQKIGEFERLKEFHENIVESINVGVFAVDLEDRIESWNTQMESMYSKSRKEVLRQPVSAVFPADFVARFNSVREEQGTHTLYKFRLALPDGNVRTANIAIAPLVTRDFIAVGRIILVDDITDRIQLEAQLTQSEKLSSIGLLAAGVAHEVNTPLAVISSYTQMLTKHMRGDERLAPVLEKITQQTFRASEIVNGLLNFSRTSGAEFTSIDLNELLRDTLTLLDHQFKTAQIRTETNLDPQLARIHGNQGKLQQVILNLMLNAKDAMFGMSNATLKIATFNSSGSVFVRIQDSGGGIEREHLHRIYDPFFTTKTRPQEGEHKGTGLGLAVSYGIIQEHAGKIHVESERGVGTAFQLEFPASGSRSAISAETYTNGRRDAERKTIHV